A window of the Canis lupus baileyi chromosome 1, mCanLup2.hap1, whole genome shotgun sequence genome harbors these coding sequences:
- the RAX gene encoding retinal homeobox protein Rx: MHLPGCAPAMADGSFSLAGHLLRSPGGSTSRLHSIEAILGFTKDDGLLGSFSPEPGARGAKERERRPGARAACPKAPGGSGEPSPQPAPAPAPEYEAPRPYCPKEPGEARPSPGLPVGPATGDAKLSEEEQPKKKHRRNRTTFTTYQLHELERAFEKSHYPDVYSREELAGKVNLPEVRVQVWFQNRRAKWRRQEKLEVSSMKLQDSPLLSFSRSPPSAALAPLGAGPGGGGGGGGPAGGALPLESWLGAPLPGGGATALQSLPGFGPPAQSLPASYTPPPPPFLNSPPLGPGLQPLAPPPPPPPAYPCAPGFGDKFPLDEADPRNSSIAALRLKAKEHIQAIGKPWQAL, translated from the exons ATGCACCTGCCGGGCTGCGCCCCCGCCATGGCCGACGGCAGCTTCTCGCTGGCCGGCCACCTGCTCCGCAGCCCGGGAGGGAGCACCTCGCGGCTGCACAGCATCGAGGCTATCCTGGGATTTACCAAGGACGACGGGCTCCTCGGCTCCTTCTCGCCGGAGCCGGGCGCCCGGGGCGCGAAGGAGCGGGAGAGGAGGCCGGGCGCGCGGGCCGCCTGCCCCAAGGCGCCCGGGGGCAGCGGCGAGCCCTCCCCGCAGCCGgccccggcgccggccccggAGTACGAAG CCCCTCGGCCCTATTGCCCCAAGGAGCCCGGCGAGGCACGGCCGAGCCCCGGGCTGCCGGTCGGGCCCGCCACCGGCGACGCGAAGCTGTCGGAGGAGGAGCAGCCCAAGAAGAAGCACCGGCGGAACCGCACGACCTTCACCACGTACCAGCTGCACGAGCTGGAACGCGCGTTCGAGAAGTCTCACTACCCCGACGTGTACAGCCGCGAGGAGCTGGCCGGCAAGGTCAACCTACCCGAAGTCCGGGTCCAG GTGTGGTTCCAGAACCGCCGGGCCAAGTGGCGGCGGCAGGAGAAGCTGGAGGTGTCGTCCATGAAGCTGCAGGACTCGCCGCTGCTCTCGTTCAGCCGCTCCCCGCCGTCGGCCGCTCTGGCGCCCCTcggggcgggcccgggcggcggcggcggcggcggcgggccggcggggggcgCGCTGCCGCTCGAGTCGTGGCTCGGGGCGCCGCTGCCGGGCGGGGGCGCCACGGCGCTGCAGAGCCTGCCGGGCTTCGGGCCGCCGGCGCAGAGCCTGCCCGCCAGCTacacgccgccgccgccgcccttcCTGAACTCTCCGCCGCTGGGCCCCGGCCTGCAGCCcctcgcgccgccgccgccgccgccgcccgcctaCCCGTGCGCGCCCGGCTTCGGGGACAAGTTCCCGCTGGACGAGGCGGACCCGCGCAACAGCAGCATCGCGGCCCTGCGCCTGAAGGCCAAGGAGCACATCCAGGCCATCGGGAAGCCGTGGCAGGCCCTCTAG